The following proteins are encoded in a genomic region of Deinococcota bacterium:
- a CDS encoding phosphoribosylaminoimidazolesuccinocarboxamide synthase — MRYTPKPVSKGGEGDEVGVEEAKAVKLEQRYEGKAKRVFATSDEGVYWIEYKDDATAFNAQKRGSIRGKSVVNNAVSARLFTVIEASGVPTHFLEKLSEREQLVRAVTVIPIEVIVRNLSAGSFVKRYGVDEGLPLDPAVIEWCYKSDALGDPPMASDTAVALGWATASELAELRRLSCRVNEVLWSFFARRNLTLVDFKLEFGRTRGGRLVLADEISPDTCRLWDRASGEKMDKDRFRRDLGGVEEAYREVMRRVLGEAYA; from the coding sequence ATGCGCTACACACCAAAGCCTGTAAGCAAGGGCGGTGAGGGAGACGAGGTCGGGGTGGAAGAGGCGAAGGCGGTAAAGCTCGAGCAGCGCTATGAGGGCAAGGCCAAGCGGGTTTTCGCGACCAGCGACGAGGGCGTCTACTGGATCGAGTACAAGGACGACGCTACCGCCTTTAATGCTCAAAAGCGCGGCAGCATCCGAGGCAAGAGCGTCGTCAACAACGCCGTGAGCGCCAGGCTCTTTACGGTAATCGAGGCGAGCGGCGTACCCACCCATTTTCTCGAGAAGCTGAGCGAGCGCGAGCAGCTCGTCAGGGCCGTGACCGTCATCCCGATCGAGGTGATCGTCCGCAACCTGAGCGCGGGCTCCTTTGTCAAGCGTTACGGGGTAGACGAGGGTCTGCCGCTAGACCCTGCCGTGATCGAGTGGTGCTACAAGTCCGATGCCCTGGGCGACCCGCCTATGGCGAGTGACACCGCCGTCGCTCTTGGCTGGGCGACCGCTAGCGAGCTGGCCGAACTGCGCCGCCTGTCGTGCCGGGTCAACGAGGTCCTGTGGTCGTTCTTCGCCAGGCGGAACCTGACCCTGGTGGACTTCAAGCTCGAGTTCGGCCGCACGCGGGGGGGCCGGCTCGTGCTGGCGGACGAGATCAGCCCCGACACCTGCCGCCTTTGGGACCGCGCGAGCGGCGAAAAGATGGACAAGGACCGCTTTCGCCGCGACCTCGGTGGGGTGGAGGAAGCGTACCGGGAGGTCATGCGCCGCGTTCTGGGAGAGGCCTATGCCTGA
- the purS gene encoding phosphoribosylformylglycinamidine synthase subunit PurS — protein MPESNMPESNMPESRVKHYRAEVRVVLKRSILDPQGRAVENTLKRLGHDNIADLRVGKVVVLTLTGERGEVERQLRDMAGKVLSNPVMEDATFTLTEITSGRPRP, from the coding sequence ATGCCTGAGTCCAACATGCCTGAGTCCAACATGCCTGAGTCCAGAGTGAAACACTACCGGGCCGAAGTCCGCGTTGTGCTCAAAAGGTCCATCCTCGACCCGCAGGGCAGAGCCGTGGAAAACACGCTGAAGCGCTTGGGGCACGACAATATAGCCGACCTGCGCGTCGGCAAGGTCGTCGTCCTCACCCTGACGGGCGAGCGCGGCGAGGTCGAGAGGCAGCTTCGTGACATGGCAGGCAAGGTCTTGAGCAACCCGGTGATGGAGGACGCGACCTTTACACTCACCGAGATCACGTCTGGCCGGCCTAGGCCTTAG